The genome window ATTTAAGGTCTCTCTTGTAGATAGATCCCAAGAATCTATTGATCAAGGTTTAGGTATTATTGCCAAAAACTTAGATCGCATGATTGCAAAGGAGCGCATTACAGAAGCTGACAAAGAAGCTACTTTAAGTAATATTACTTCTTTTACTGACCTAAAGGAAGGGGTTTCAAAAGCAGATCTTGTCGTAGAAGCTGCAACAGAAAACCTAAGCTTAAAACTACAAATATTTGGAGATTTGGATCAATTTGCCCCTGCAGATTGTATACTGTCCACAAACACCTCTTCTATATCGATTACTCAAATTGCAGCAGCCACTCAACGACCAGATAAAGTTATAGGGATGCACTTCATGAATCCGGTGCCTATCATGAAATTGGTAGAAATCATCAGAGGTTATTCTACTAGCGATGAGGTAACAAAAACCATCATGGACCTTTCAAAGAAATTAGGTAAAACACCAACTGAAGTAAATGATTACCCCGGTTTTGTAGCTAACCGAATTTTAATGCCGATGATTAATGAAGCTATAGAGACATTGTACAACGGTGTTGCTGGTGTAGAAGAAATTGATACCGTAATGAAATTAGGAATGGCGCATCCTATGGGACCACTTCAACTAGCTGACTTTATAGGACTAGATATATGTTTAAGCATCCTTAATGTAATGCACGGCGGATTCAAAAATCCAAAATACGCACCATGCCCCTTATTAGTCAACATGGTTATGGCTGGTAAAAAAGGAGTGAAATCTGGAGAAGGATTCTATGATTATTCAGCATCCAGAAAAGCAGAAGTAGTGAGCAAGAGCTTCCTATAAAACACCTCTCACGTTAATGGGCAAACTAAGGGGGTATCAAAATTTGTGGAAGGACATTGAAGAATGGGTTTCTGAGTATAATCATATAGACTTAGAATACCTGGAATACCGGCAGCGGGATTGGGTGAAGATGGATATATGGTCCGATAGTAACATATCTTCTTACAACCAAGTGATAGAGCCCAAAGGGAAAGCAAGACGCTTGATAACGGAAGGTTTAATAACAATTTACAAGGCGAGGAAGAAGCAATTGGATGAGCTAGGGAAACCTTATTATTTAAAAATATGGTTACACGACCGTAGGTTTTCTGAATCGCAGGTTGTTTGTGCTGTAGATGGTATGATAGATTTCTACGAGAAGACTCACGCAAAGTCAGAACACCCTTTACCTATTGAAAACTCCGCCATAAATAATATTGCAATTAAATATCCAGAATTTGAATGGGAACACCGCCTCGATGAGGAGTTGGTAGATTTCAACAAATTAGGATCACCTGATGATTACTACGAGCTTAAAGATTATCTAGAAGAGAAAAAATGGTACACTAAAATGGGTAAAAATAAACACCGTAAAATAGTAGATACTACAATTCCTGGAATCGATTACCGAGCTTTTAATAAAGGAAATCTTTGGCTGGGTCAAATCAAATAAACAACTAAATGCCAAAGATAAAACCATTTAAAGGAGTACGAGCTGCAACAGATATAGCTGCACATGTCATCTCGCGTAGTTATCAAGATTACGGTAAAAAGGAACTTAAAGCTCAGCTCAAATACAATCCTTATAGCTTTTTACATATCCTAAATCCTGGCTATAAATTCCAACAAGAGATTACGGGTATAGATAGATTTAATCTCGTGAGAAATAGGTTTCTAGAATTTAAGGAAGAAGCTTATTTAGTACAAGAGGAGCAACCTGCTTTTTACGTGTATGAAAATACAGACCCACATCATTCTTATACGGGTATTATTGCTGGAACAAGCACACAAGACTACCAAGACAATAAGATTAAAAAACATGAGGATACCTTAAGCCTTAAAGAGATTCTCTTTAAAGATTACCTTAAGGCAGCAGGTTTTAATGCAGAGCCTGTTTTGCTAACTTATAAGGACCGGCCTAGTATTAATGAGATCATCAAAGAAGTGAAATCACATCTGCCAGACCAGCATTTTTCTACTACTGATTTTAATTCGCATAAAATTTGGGCTGTTACAGACCCAAAATTGATCCAATCTATAGAAAGTGAGTTTAGAAAAATTCCAGAAACCTATATTGCAGACGGTCACCACCGCAGTGCTAGCTCTAGTTTGCTTTCTCAAGAAATGCAGGGCAAACAAGACAGCTATCATTATTTTATGAGTCTGCTTATTGCCGAAAGTCAGCTTCATATATATGAATTTAACAGGCAGGTAACCGATTTAAACGGACTGAGCAAACAGGAGTTTTTGATGCAACTGGATCAGCATTTTAGAATTCAGAATCGAGGTCAAGAATTGTACAAACCCTCTAAGAAACATCATTTCAGTATGTATTTAGATGGAGATTTTTACAGTCTTTATTTGCGTAAGAGTTTATATAAAATCACGACTCCATTGCAAGATCTGGACACCCAAATGTTGTATGACTTGGTTTTAAAACCTATTTTGGGAATAGATGATCTACGTACTAATGATAGGATCAAGTACAGCTATGGGAAACACGATATGGTTCAAATCAAAGAGCGTGTGGATAAAAAGGAGTTTGAAGTAGGTTTTGGCCTATTTCCAGCAACTGTAGAACAAATGAAATCCATTGCAGATGCAGATCTGAGAATGCCTCCCAAAAGTACTTTTATCCGTCCCAAACTGCCTAGCGGTTTGATAATTTATGAATTTTAGAAATGAGCACAATTAAAGAATCACTGTTAAGCTTTCGCGAAAGCGTAGAACCACAAGCCACTCTAGTAGCTGTCAGTAAAACAAAACCTATAAGCGATCTTCAAGAAGCTTATGAGGCTGGGCAACGACATTTAGGTGAGAATAAAATCCAGGAAATGACTGAAAAGTGGGAAGCACTTCCTAAGGACATCCACTGGCATATGATAGGCCATACACAGCGCAACAAAGTAAAGTATATGGCGCCCTATGTGCATTTGATACACAGTGTGGATTCCCCGAGATTGCTTAAGGAAATCAATAAACAAGCAAAAAATAACGATCGAATTATCAATTGCTTGCTGCAAATACATATAGCACAAGAAGATTCTAAATTTGGATTTGATGAGAAAGAATTGATCGCTTTACTAAAGGATCAAGCTTTTAAGGATTACGAGCATGTTCAAATCAAAGGACTCATGGGAATGGCCACTTTTACGGATAACAAAGATCAAGTAACAGCAGAATTCAAATCCCTTGCTGATTTGTATAAAAAAATACAAAAAGAAGAATTGTTGTCTTCCAGACACGATTTTACAGAATTGTCTATGGGAATGACAGGCGATTATCAAATTGCCTTAGAAGAAGGCTCTACCATGGTGCGTATAGGAAGTGCTATTTTTGGGAGTAGAAATTGATGTTAAAATAGTTATTTAGAAAACACCTCCTATTTGTAGGTATCTTACTCTATGAATTTAAAACCTGTTGATGAATCTTACCTTAAGCATACCCGCACTACTTTTTCCAGCAATATCCTTAACGATGCTCGCTTACAATGCAAGGTATCTAGCTATTGCTGCATTAATTAGGAGTTTATTTAGCAAGTATGAAGAAAATGAATCTGACAAAATAATAGTTCAAGTACGCCAATTAAGAAGACGATTGACCATTATAAAGAACATGCAAGCGGTTGCTATTTTGAGTTTCCTGCTCGCAGTAGTTACCATGTTCTTGATTTATATCGAACAAGGCTTTTGGGCAAAAATCGTTTTTGGAACAAGTCTAGTAGCATTAATGATCTCGCTCATTTTATCTTTAATCGAGGTGCAACTTTCTACAAAAGCATTGAGCGTTCAGTTGCAAAGTATAGGGAGGAAGAGTTGATGCTTTTTAAAATATTTTGGAATAAAAAAAGGGAGGAATCAGCTGATTCCTCCCTTTTTATTATGCGACAAGAGTGATTATTATTTAAGCACTTCGCTCAAATCATATCCGCCAAATTTTTTCATGTAAGACCTTACACTACTCCCGTAAGCATCTTTGTTACTTTTGCGTCCATTAGATTTTAAAAACTTTCTTACACCTCCTGGTCCAGAAAGATGGGCTGCAGCAAGCATACCACTTTGGGTAACCTCTACACCAGCGATCGTTTTACCTTCATACTTCTTTATGTAAGATTTTAGCGATCTATTGTTATAACGTAAATTTTGAATAAACACTCTTTCTTGAAGTCTTATAGACTTGAGAAATGCTGTGGTGTCCGTAACACCAAAATGAGCTAATGTCACCACACCAAACTGATATTTACCCATATAGCCTAAGGTATTCACTCGCCAGTGTTGACCTCTGGATTCTTTAAAAGCAAGTGCTTCTTTAAAGGATACAAAACTATCGGCACTGGAAGTTGCCAGCGAATAGTCACGAAGACTGACGTCTTCTTCTTCTTCAGTGACCTTAAAAGGCCCCACTTTTCTTACCTCTATTGCAGCTGCTGTTGCAGTGTCGTCAGTGTAAGAATCGGCTTTAACATACTTAAAAACCGAAAAGCTCATCAGCAGTATTGCTGGATAAGCTATAAAACTCACATATTGTGATCTCATAGATGTTGTTTTCGAAAGTTTCTGTCACTTCTTTCTATAGCGGCGCAAATTTACGACACTATCTCACTTAAAATCTTGGGAACTGTTAAAGAAGTTATTAATGCCTCTAAAAACGTTTAATAGCACCTTAAGAGGACTATTGGTCTCAGCCTACATGGAAAGAAGGTAGTTGGTCTTGTAAACTATCCTAATGATTAACTTAGGATAACCCTAATCAAGAGTTTTGTTATTGATTTACAGCCTTTTATTAACAATAAATAACATTTACTCTCTCAAAATCAAATAATTAAGGGTAAATTAATAGAATTGATAAAAGAAATCTTTCAAAAAAAGCTCCCTCTACAGTTTCATTCTAACAAAGCTTTGATCCTCGAAGAATTCTATGGGATTCTTATGGCGTGTGCCTAACCGTAGCTAACCGAAGGCTTATCCACCTGCTTTGTACTCCTTTTAAATAAGGAATGGCTCTATCTATATAATAGGTCTAGAGTAAAGACAGCCTTATGATGGAAACATGAATTAGGCAAACTACTTGTTATTCTTTGCAATCCACCTTCTATATTCTGCAGCATTGCGATTGTGCTGTGCGAGCGTTTTAGCAAACTTATGGTAACCAAAATTCTGTACATCGGCTACAAAATATAAGTAGTCGTGATTTTCTGGGTGGAGCACCGCATTAATGGCAGATAGATCAGGAGTCACAATAGGACCTGGTGGCAAAGTAGCATACTTATAGGTATTGTAGGGATTATCAATCTCTAGATACACATAAAGTACCTGCTTAATTTGTTGGTCAAAATCATTTTCTGTTATTTTCTTTGCATAAATCACTGTAGGATCTGCATCTAGTTTGATACCTCTAGAAAGTCGGTTGAGATAGACTCCAGCAACTCTCGGCATTTCGTCCACCTTAGCGGTTTCCTTTTGAACTATAGAAGCCAGTGTGTAGACTTCACTAGGTGAAAGATCTAATTTTTTTGCTTTAGCACGTTTTTCGGCAGTCCAAAATTGATTGTGATAATCCAACATTTTATCTCTAAAACGAGCTGCTGTCGTATTCCAATAGGTCTCATACGAATTGGATAAGTACAAACTCAAAGCGTTTTGGGCATTCAGCTTATTCTCCTTTAAAAATTCTGGGTCACGCATCGCGTTTAAAAAACTAAGACTGTCCGGTTCCATTTGTTGTGATAACCTTCCAGCGAGGTTTTCCAGACGTTCTTGGTTATTAAAAGTGACTTTAATAGGCCTATTTTGACTACGTACCGTGTTGATGATCTCGTTATTATTAGAGCCTTTTTTGATGAGAAACCGACCTGATTTTACGTTTTCATGATACTTCTTTTTTACAGCGGTAGTATGTAAATCCTCCCGATTCTTAACTCCATCTGCAATGATCAAAAAAGCGGTGTTGTAATCGGCATCGGTTGGAATAAAAACTTCGTAGGTTTCTGACTCAAAATTAGTGTTTGGTGAAAAGAGTACCGCCCATACGTTATAGGCAAAGAATCCCATGATAACAAGCCCTACCAGCACTATTCCAAGGATGATTTTTTTGTAATTACTATTCATTGATCAGTTGATAAAGATGTTCGTTTTTATAAGATTTTTCTGTGGCAATCCAGTCTTTTTTAATTCCGCTTTCGCGAAAGCGAACCCTTTCAAACAGTTTGCGACTTGCCATATTATCTTCACTAATACTGGCATATAATTGATGTAGTCTTAAATGTTTAAAAGCATAGTCGATGATCAATTCCAACCCAGAAGTAGCAAGGCCTTGTGACCGATCTGATTCTTGAGAGATCACAATTCCTACTCCAGCGCGTTTGTGATACGGATCAAAATCATACAGGTCTACCACTCCTTTTATTTCATTTTGTCTAGTACAAATAGCAAGTCTCAATTGCTTTACTTCGTATATATCACGGTGTGCATTCTCTAAGTATTCCCTGATGGTGAATTTAGAAAAAGGAGTGATGGTGTGACCAAACTCCCATAAATCTGGATTGTTCTCGAGTTGATAAATAAAATCTAAATCCTCTGGGTCAACGGCTCGTAAGCTACATATGTCATTTTGTAACATCATAGGTTGATCTCGCCTTTAAAAACTTGTATTGCTGGACCAGTAAGCCATATATCTTCATATCCTTGTGGTGTAGGCTGGAATTTCACCTTTAACTCACCACCTGGTGTGTGAAGAATTACTTCGTTATTTTTAGTTTGCTGGGTACTGTGCATCGCTAATGCCACTGCGGTAACTCCTGTACCACAGCTCAATGTCTCGTCTTCTACGCCTCGTTCGTAAGTGCGTACTTTGAACACATGACCTCCTTGCGGCTCTACAAAATTGATATTGGCACCTTCTTTACCGTACAATTTATTCCTTAAATACCTGCCTTGAGTAAGGACATCGATATGGTCCAGATCATCTGTTAACTCTACATGATGTGGCGATCCAGTATGAGTAAAAACATGTCCATCAAAAACTTGTACCGCAGGCACATTACTCATTTGCAGACTGACCGAACCCTTATCAAATAAATGTGCATGATGCACTCCGTCTGTGGCTTCAAAGCTGGCATGATCCTTTATAATTCCTAAAAACTGCGCAAAACTTACTAAACAACGGCCACCATTTCCACACATGCTACTTTCCTTACCATCTGCATTGTAATAGACCATAGTAAAATCAAGGCTGTCGTGATTTTCTAGCAGCAGCAATCCATCTGCTCCTATTCCAAATTTTCGATCACAGAGATGAGCGATAAGCTCCGTGTCTTTTTTGTCAAAAGAATGCTTGCGGTTATCGATGATAACGAAGTCGTTACCCGTGCCTTGATACTTAAAGAATGAGATTGTGTCCATTGCTACAAAAATACAGTAAGTGATTGAATTTTCTAAGTGTTAAACAGCGTTAAACCTATTTATTAAACACAATTTAATCTGTAATTTAGGTTGTGGAGCCAGAATTTGTAACAATTCATTCTAATTACCGAAAAATTGTTCTTAATTAAAAAAAAAAGCACATGAAATCATTTATCAAGACATTAGGGATAGCCATCCTTGGTGGCGCAGTTGTTTTAGGATCTTATAAATTCTTTTTTGAGGAAGATCCCCTACAACGCACGTACACAAAACAAACACAAATAGAAGATACGCTGTCTGTTTCGCCCGTAAATTATGTGGCTAGCACCTCCATAGCAGGAGTTGATTTTACAGAAGCTGCAGAAAAGACCGTACATGCCGTAGTTCACGTTAAAAACAAAACTGTTTCAAGAGTACGACAATCTTGGTCAGATTTAAGGTCTGGCCGCGTGCCGTACAGAGAAACTATAGGAAGCGGAAGTGGTGTTATCATCACAGAAGATGGTTATATCGTGACCAATAATCACGTGATCGCGAATGCTCGTGAGCTAGAAGTGACTTTAAATAACAATAAGACTTACAAAGCAAAGTTAATAGGAGCAGAACCTAATAGCGATATTGCTCTTTTAAAAATTGATGCTGATGAAGCCTTGCCTTATATTGTATTTGGCAATTCTGACCAGACTAGAATTGGCGAGTGGGTACTTGCCGTAGGAAATCCATTTAACCTGACCAGCACGGTGACTGCGGGAATTATAAGTGCCAAAGGTCGTGATCTCGATGAAACAGACGCTAACGTACAAAGCTTTATACAAACTGATGCCGCTGTTAACCCAGGGAATTCTGGTGGAGCGCTAGTCAATACTAATGGGGAGTTAATAGGGATCAATACGGCGATTGCTTCTAAAACCGGATCTTACGTAGGTTACTCCTTTGCGGTACCTTCTAACAATGCTCGTAAAATCATTAACGATATCATGGAGTTTGGTTTTGTTCAAAAAGGAATGTTGGGAATAAGCGGTGGCGATCTCAATGGAAACATTGCAGATGAATTAGACATAAATGAAAGTGAAGGGATTTTCGTTTCTGCGGTTTTAGAAGATAGTGGTGCTGCACGTGCTGGACTGCGCAGTGGTGACGTGATTACGAGGATTGATGATATCAAAATGAAGAAGTTTTCAGATCTGACAGGATATGTCAACAGTAAAAACCCTGGAGATAAAGTCGTTGCTACTGTATTGAGAGATCAGAAGGTGATGAACGTAACGATCGAACTAACCAAAAACAGTACCGTAAGCATACCTTCTATCGATATGGATTTGCGCAATCTTACAGAAGAAGATCGCAGGCAATTTAAAGTAACTGACGGAGTGAAAATCGTTGCTACTACTGGCGGCCTTTCCAAGTATGATTTAAGAAATTACATCATCACTAAAATTAATGAGGAGGATGTAAATGATATTGATGACGTACAACAACTATTAAGAAGGTTACCTCCTAATGGTACCATCTTGATACAAATGAAAAATAGTGCCGGAGAAGTGGAACGTTTTAGATATACAATGGATTAGGAGATTAGGTGATTAGTTGATTAGTGGATTAGTTGATTAGGTGATTAGGTGATTAGGTGATTAGTTGATTAGGTGATTAGGTGATTAGGTGATTAGGTTGATTAGGTGATTAGGTGATTAGTGGATTAGGTGATTAGTGGATTAAGTGATTAGTGGATTAGGTGATTAGGTGATTAGGTGATTAGGTGAAATTTAAAAATCTCCAGATGGCATAGATGCTCATTTGGAGATTTTTTTATTTTACTATAATTATATTTGGGAAAAACAAGCTAAATGAAGTACAAATCCCACATTTATTTATTAACTGTGCTATTAATTGCTTCTTGTAACAACGATAAAAAAATTGTTCCTGATAATTTGAGAAAACTATCAGAAAAAGAACAAATTGAAATCGCTGAGAAAAGAATGAATTACAATTATGATACTGTTGTTTACAAAAATGAAGCTGGGGAAACGATTACAGCAGACTCCATAGCTAAAATATCCACTGATGAGAATTTTGCTTCAGATGTATATTTAAATAAAAGTAACGAACCAGAAATTATTATAATTCGCCGAGCTACAGAGCATGACAAAGATTTTATAAGTCAGATAGCAGCAATCTACAACCAAGAAGTAGTTGAGCCCGTCCTCATAATAGATATTGATTGCGCTCAAATTAAAGAAATATTAATCGAAGTGTACTCATTAGACCAAAATATGAGAATGGATGGCAGTCCATTTGATCCTAGCATAGACCGTGAAAATTTGGTCAAAGTGATAAGCTTAATTGAAAATTGTGGAATGCCTACTTTAGAAAATGTAAATAAAAAGGAACTGTTAGCAATTTGGCTGGTCTTTCAACACGCTGATAATTACCATCGCAAAAAATATTTACCCCAATTAAAGAAATCTGCCGAAAATGGCGATTTAAGAAAAAGTGAAATGGCGCTTATGGAAGATAGAATCTTAATGGATGATAGAAAACCACAAATTTATGGTTCACAAATTACTGATAATGAAGAAAGAAACGGCTGGATGTTATATGACTTAGAAAATCCAGAAAGTGTCGACCGAAGAAGAGCTGACGTTGGACTTGAACCTCTAAACGAATATGTAAAGCAATGGGATATTGAATTTGATATTAAGCAAAACAAGTTAAATTAAGCACAATAAAACATACACCTAATAACGAGGTAGTTATTTATATAACTTAAAATTTATTTACGAATCCGCTTAGTTTTTAAATTAATTCCTCGTTAAATTAGACTCAGCAGGTAATTATTTTAAAAATAAAAAATCCATATAGAAATTAGGAAGCTTTTGGGATCTCTTAAAATTCTAAAGATGAAAAGTATCAAGGCCTTCTTGATGGGGGGCTGAATGTTTTTTAATGAATATGGTTCCCTTAGTCGCTCCTATAGATAAAGTAAAAAAAAGTGAATTCTAATACCAAGTTATTACACAGATGTAAAATAGTGCCGGAGAATTGGAACGTTTTAGATATACAATGAATTAGTTATGAGGTATGATGAATTCCTATAAGCTTCATTTATTTAGTTGGTGGGACTTTAAATTATCAAAAAATGCCATTTAAATTCTCCTACAAAAAAGCAGACTTCCGTCTGCTCAATAGAAAGCACACTGTAGGCGACAAAATAGATTCTTAACGGCGCAATTTATTCCGCTGGTGAGCATTGAAAAGGTTAAGAATTTATATCTCCGATAACAAAGTAGAATTTATTGTGCCGGTTATAAATTCTAAAGTCTCCAAATGATCTCAAAACATTTAGGGACTTTTACGTGTCATTATAAAAGATAAATACGGGTGAATACAAAGCTAACATTGGCTATTGACAAAGCAATTATAGAAGAAGCAAAAGCTTACGCATCTTCAAGCGGTAGTAGCTTATCTGCTGTGATAGAAGAGTACTTGAAAGCGATTACTGTACCTAAGAAAAAAACGCAAGTCCAACTTAATGAAGAAGTTAGTTTAGTGTTAGGATCTGTGACCATAAACGAAGAAAGAAGCTACAAAGAATTGCGTGATGAAGCCGTGACTGATAAATATCTGAAAGGAATAAAGTTATTTTAGATACTAATTTATTGTTAGACTTTTTATTGGACAGAAAGCCTTTTAGTAGAGATGTTGCAGTTTTTTTAAATCACTTATCAAATTCTGATCTAGTTTTAGATGTTGCTTCTATCAGTTTGCAAAATATCAACTACATTATCGCAAAAGCCAAAAACAGGAAATCTGCCCACTTAAAAATATCAAAAATTAATAGTTTAGTAAATGTGTTGAATGTCGGGCAGAAAGAAATCCATCCCATCTATCTAAATTTAAAGATTTTGAAGATGGATTCCAAAATTTCTGTGCCTCAAAAAATAATCATAGCATCATTATTACTGGCCATGTAAAAGATTATAAAGAAAGTGAATTATCAATTCGTACTCCAGAAGAGTATTTGGCTTTGATTGCTACCTAATCCACAAGTTGGTATTCTGGGTAGGTCTCTTGGAGGTATTCTTCTGCTCGTTTAGGTATTTCCACGAGCATGACATAGATCATGATGCACATAAGTACAAACAGAAAGCTTATGCCACCTAATACGTAATCATTACTAGTTGCTAATGACTCTGTATTAGGCATAATAATATTAAAAATGTGTATAGGTATTAAGCCAAAGCCAAGGCCAACACCTTGCTGCATAATCATATCTTTAAACAACCATTTTTTTTCTCCACTTTCCTCAGCTCGCTTTCTTTTGCGGTAATTTGAAACGATCAAGATTGCAAAATAACCAAAGCATAATATAACTAAAATGCCTAGAAAATAATCTGGGGTTATAGTCAGCAATCGCAACAAATAGAAAACCAAAAAGCTGAATAAAACCAACATAAATATTTTAGGTATTTTAAAAAAACCTAGAACGTGTTTCCATATCAATTTAGAATACTTTTTACCTAACGACTTCTGGCGTTCTTC of Nonlabens sp. Ci31 contains these proteins:
- a CDS encoding 3-hydroxyacyl-CoA dehydrogenase family protein — its product is MKNVTVIGAGTMGNGIAHTFAQSGFKVSLVDRSQESIDQGLGIIAKNLDRMIAKERITEADKEATLSNITSFTDLKEGVSKADLVVEAATENLSLKLQIFGDLDQFAPADCILSTNTSSISITQIAAATQRPDKVIGMHFMNPVPIMKLVEIIRGYSTSDEVTKTIMDLSKKLGKTPTEVNDYPGFVANRILMPMINEAIETLYNGVAGVEEIDTVMKLGMAHPMGPLQLADFIGLDICLSILNVMHGGFKNPKYAPCPLLVNMVMAGKKGVKSGEGFYDYSASRKAEVVSKSFL
- a CDS encoding DUF1015 domain-containing protein, whose translation is MPKIKPFKGVRAATDIAAHVISRSYQDYGKKELKAQLKYNPYSFLHILNPGYKFQQEITGIDRFNLVRNRFLEFKEEAYLVQEEQPAFYVYENTDPHHSYTGIIAGTSTQDYQDNKIKKHEDTLSLKEILFKDYLKAAGFNAEPVLLTYKDRPSINEIIKEVKSHLPDQHFSTTDFNSHKIWAVTDPKLIQSIESEFRKIPETYIADGHHRSASSSLLSQEMQGKQDSYHYFMSLLIAESQLHIYEFNRQVTDLNGLSKQEFLMQLDQHFRIQNRGQELYKPSKKHHFSMYLDGDFYSLYLRKSLYKITTPLQDLDTQMLYDLVLKPILGIDDLRTNDRIKYSYGKHDMVQIKERVDKKEFEVGFGLFPATVEQMKSIADADLRMPPKSTFIRPKLPSGLIIYEF
- a CDS encoding YggS family pyridoxal phosphate-dependent enzyme: MSTIKESLLSFRESVEPQATLVAVSKTKPISDLQEAYEAGQRHLGENKIQEMTEKWEALPKDIHWHMIGHTQRNKVKYMAPYVHLIHSVDSPRLLKEINKQAKNNDRIINCLLQIHIAQEDSKFGFDEKELIALLKDQAFKDYEHVQIKGLMGMATFTDNKDQVTAEFKSLADLYKKIQKEELLSSRHDFTELSMGMTGDYQIALEEGSTMVRIGSAIFGSRN
- a CDS encoding DUF2721 domain-containing protein, translating into MNLTLSIPALLFPAISLTMLAYNARYLAIAALIRSLFSKYEENESDKIIVQVRQLRRRLTIIKNMQAVAILSFLLAVVTMFLIYIEQGFWAKIVFGTSLVALMISLILSLIEVQLSTKALSVQLQSIGRKS
- a CDS encoding peptidoglycan-binding protein LysM, producing the protein MRSQYVSFIAYPAILLMSFSVFKYVKADSYTDDTATAAAIEVRKVGPFKVTEEEEDVSLRDYSLATSSADSFVSFKEALAFKESRGQHWRVNTLGYMGKYQFGVVTLAHFGVTDTTAFLKSIRLQERVFIQNLRYNNRSLKSYIKKYEGKTIAGVEVTQSGMLAAAHLSGPGGVRKFLKSNGRKSNKDAYGSSVRSYMKKFGGYDLSEVLK
- the mltG gene encoding endolytic transglycosylase MltG, which produces MNSNYKKIILGIVLVGLVIMGFFAYNVWAVLFSPNTNFESETYEVFIPTDADYNTAFLIIADGVKNREDLHTTAVKKKYHENVKSGRFLIKKGSNNNEIINTVRSQNRPIKVTFNNQERLENLAGRLSQQMEPDSLSFLNAMRDPEFLKENKLNAQNALSLYLSNSYETYWNTTAARFRDKMLDYHNQFWTAEKRAKAKKLDLSPSEVYTLASIVQKETAKVDEMPRVAGVYLNRLSRGIKLDADPTVIYAKKITENDFDQQIKQVLYVYLEIDNPYNTYKYATLPPGPIVTPDLSAINAVLHPENHDYLYFVADVQNFGYHKFAKTLAQHNRNAAEYRRWIAKNNK
- a CDS encoding GNAT family N-acetyltransferase; this translates as MMLQNDICSLRAVDPEDLDFIYQLENNPDLWEFGHTITPFSKFTIREYLENAHRDIYEVKQLRLAICTRQNEIKGVVDLYDFDPYHKRAGVGIVISQESDRSQGLATSGLELIIDYAFKHLRLHQLYASISEDNMASRKLFERVRFRESGIKKDWIATEKSYKNEHLYQLINE
- the dapF gene encoding diaminopimelate epimerase, with product MDTISFFKYQGTGNDFVIIDNRKHSFDKKDTELIAHLCDRKFGIGADGLLLLENHDSLDFTMVYYNADGKESSMCGNGGRCLVSFAQFLGIIKDHASFEATDGVHHAHLFDKGSVSLQMSNVPAVQVFDGHVFTHTGSPHHVELTDDLDHIDVLTQGRYLRNKLYGKEGANINFVEPQGGHVFKVRTYERGVEDETLSCGTGVTAVALAMHSTQQTKNNEVILHTPGGELKVKFQPTPQGYEDIWLTGPAIQVFKGEINL
- a CDS encoding trypsin-like peptidase domain-containing protein, whose translation is MKSFIKTLGIAILGGAVVLGSYKFFFEEDPLQRTYTKQTQIEDTLSVSPVNYVASTSIAGVDFTEAAEKTVHAVVHVKNKTVSRVRQSWSDLRSGRVPYRETIGSGSGVIITEDGYIVTNNHVIANARELEVTLNNNKTYKAKLIGAEPNSDIALLKIDADEALPYIVFGNSDQTRIGEWVLAVGNPFNLTSTVTAGIISAKGRDLDETDANVQSFIQTDAAVNPGNSGGALVNTNGELIGINTAIASKTGSYVGYSFAVPSNNARKIINDIMEFGFVQKGMLGISGGDLNGNIADELDINESEGIFVSAVLEDSGAARAGLRSGDVITRIDDIKMKKFSDLTGYVNSKNPGDKVVATVLRDQKVMNVTIELTKNSTVSIPSIDMDLRNLTEEDRRQFKVTDGVKIVATTGGLSKYDLRNYIITKINEEDVNDIDDVQQLLRRLPPNGTILIQMKNSAGEVERFRYTMD
- a CDS encoding DUF6624 domain-containing protein encodes the protein MKYKSHIYLLTVLLIASCNNDKKIVPDNLRKLSEKEQIEIAEKRMNYNYDTVVYKNEAGETITADSIAKISTDENFASDVYLNKSNEPEIIIIRRATEHDKDFISQIAAIYNQEVVEPVLIIDIDCAQIKEILIEVYSLDQNMRMDGSPFDPSIDRENLVKVISLIENCGMPTLENVNKKELLAIWLVFQHADNYHRKKYLPQLKKSAENGDLRKSEMALMEDRILMDDRKPQIYGSQITDNEERNGWMLYDLENPESVDRRRADVGLEPLNEYVKQWDIEFDIKQNKLN
- a CDS encoding DUF6364 family protein, encoding MNTKLTLAIDKAIIEEAKAYASSSGSSLSAVIEEYLKAITVPKKKTQVQLNEEVSLVLGSVTINEERSYKELRDEAVTDKYLKGIKLF